The window TCACTTTCAGGAACCGGTTCTCCTAATTCATTCATTAAATTACGGAAAAGCTCTCTGTCTTCGGCTTTTTTAATAGCGGAGAGTTTTGTACCTAATATCTCCACGTTACACTCATCTAAAACACCTGAATCTGCTAACTCTACTGCTAAGTTTAAGCCTGTTTGGCCACCTAAAGTCGGAACTAATGCATCTGGTCTTTCTTTTCTGATAATTCTGCTTAAAAAATCAACTGTTAAAGGTTCCATATACACTTTATCTGCAATCTCTGTATCCGTCATGATAGTAGCTGGATTAGAGTTAACTAAAATCACTCGATATCCTTCTTCTTTCAAGGCTAAACATGCTTGTGTTCCAGCATAGTCAAACTCAGCTGCTTGCCCAATTACAATTGGACCTGACCCAATTACTAAGATTGTTTGAATGTCTAGACGTTTTGGCATAGAAGTTCCCCTTCTTTCTTCGTTTCAGTAATTAATTCCATGAATTGATCGAATAAGTAGTTAGCATCTTCTGGTCCAGGACTTGCTTCTGGATGATATTGTACCGTAAACACAGGATAATCTTTGTGACGTAATCCTTCTACTGTATCGTCATTTAAAGCGATATGGGTCACTTCTAAACGTGTATTCTCTATCGAATCTTTTTCCACTGTATATCCATGGTTTTGAGAAGTTATTGCTACTTTTCCTGATTTTAGATCTTTAACAGGATGGTTTGATCCGCGATGACCGAACTTTAGTCTCTCTGTGTTTGCTCCAGATGCTAGTGCAAATAACTGATGCCCTAAGCAAATACCGAAGATTGGCACTTGACCAATTAATTCTTTAATCATTTGAATCGCTTTCGGTACATCTTTTGGGTCACCAGGTCCGTTTGAAAGCATAATTCCATCTGGACTTAATTGCATTACTTCTTCCGCAGTTATGTTGTACGGTACAACTACTACATCACAACCACGTTTATTTAATTCTCTTAAAATTCCGTGCTTCATTCCAAAGTCAACTAGTACTACTCGGTACCCTCGGCCTGGGCTAGGATATGCTGTCTTTGTAGAAACTTGCTCCACCTGGTTAGTAGGTAATGGAATTGACTTTAATTTTTCTATAACCTCTTGTCTATTCGCATTACTCGAAACAAAAGCACCTTTTAAAGTTCCATGTTGGCGAATAATTCGAGTTAATTTTCTTGTATCAATCCCAGATATTCCTGGTATTTTTTTTGCTTTAAAAAACTCGTCTAATGTCCACTGGTTGCGGAAGTTTGATGGGTAATCACACACTTCTTTTACAACAAAACCTTTAATCGCAGGATGGATAGATTCAAAGTCATCACGGTTTATTCCGTAGTTTCCTACTAGTGGATAAGTCAGTGTTACAATCTGACCACAATACGATGGGTCGGACAATATTTCTTGATAACCTGTCATCCCTGTATTAAAAACTACTTCACCAATACTGTCTTCCAAACTTCCGAATGCTTTTCCTACGAAAAAAGTTCCATCTTCTAATACTAGTTGTCTATTCACGCTAGAACACTCCCTTTCTCCCACACTACTTTTCCATCTACTATTGTTACAACTGGCCATCCTTGGCAATTCCAGTTTCCAAACGGAGTATTTTTTCCTTTTGATAAGAAATTTTCTGTGTCGATGTTTTCCTTATGGTTTAGATCCAAGATGGTAATATCTGCAAATTTCCCAACTTCTATTGAACCATATGGTAATCGGAACGTTGATGCAGGTTTTACCGTTATCCAATCAATAAGCTGTTTTAATGTAAAAATTTCTTTTTGAACAAAGTTTGTGTAAAGTAATGGAAATGCAGCTTCTAATCCAA is drawn from Bacillus alkalisoli and contains these coding sequences:
- a CDS encoding carbamoyl phosphate synthase small subunit; its protein translation is MNRQLVLEDGTFFVGKAFGSLEDSIGEVVFNTGMTGYQEILSDPSYCGQIVTLTYPLVGNYGINRDDFESIHPAIKGFVVKEVCDYPSNFRNQWTLDEFFKAKKIPGISGIDTRKLTRIIRQHGTLKGAFVSSNANRQEVIEKLKSIPLPTNQVEQVSTKTAYPSPGRGYRVVLVDFGMKHGILRELNKRGCDVVVVPYNITAEEVMQLSPDGIMLSNGPGDPKDVPKAIQMIKELIGQVPIFGICLGHQLFALASGANTERLKFGHRGSNHPVKDLKSGKVAITSQNHGYTVEKDSIENTRLEVTHIALNDDTVEGLRHKDYPVFTVQYHPEASPGPEDANYLFDQFMELITETKKEGELLCQNV